DNA from Aquibium oceanicum:
GCCGATCTTGGTGCGTCCGCATCCTGATGCTGCGGGTCGGTACATGATCGTGTTCGGTCATCGCCGGGCCAAGGTAGCGCGGGAACTCGGGGCTCTGGTTCGAGCGGTGGTCAAGCCGCTCGCCGATATCGAACACGTGATTGCGCAGGGCCAGGAAAACACCGCCCGGTCCGATCTGTCATTTATCGAGAAGGCGTTGTTCGCGCAGCGATTGCTCGACCAAGGAATGACCAGGTCCACCATCAAGTCTGCTTTGACCGTGGATGATACGCTGCTCTCGCGCATGTTGTCTGTCGCCGGGGGATACCTAAGCCCGTTCTGAGCGCTGTTGGTGCTGCCAAGGGAGTCGGCCGAGACCGCTGGGAAGAACTGAAGAAGTTGGTTCAGAATCCGACGAACGCGGAAAGATCGGTCGAGTTTGTCGAGGCCGACGAGTTCGCCAAGGCTCAAGACAGCGAGCAAGGGTTCAATCTTCTTTTGAGTTTTCTAAAGAGCACTAGGACCCCGAGAAAAGC
Protein-coding regions in this window:
- the repB gene encoding plasmid partitioning protein RepB; this encodes MARKHLLASVTASLKAERSQSSSEARSEYTRKGASRSMRQSLDELAESSMKMLAGETVVSLDPADLDSSFVADRIDESDEEYAQLREAIKQSGQSTPILVRPHPDAAGRYMIVFGHRRAKVARELGALVRAVVKPLADIEHVIAQGQENTARSDLSFIEKALFAQRLLDQGMTRSTIKSALTVDDTLLSRMLSVAGGYLSPF